In Flammeovirgaceae bacterium, a single window of DNA contains:
- a CDS encoding two pore domain potassium channel family protein, whose amino-acid sequence MRLFFAVALMLCHIGGRAQHYSGAIDIVDALDRAFAGNGGVEFDGLRIQFDKLNGKGISGFLAARYPNQVNPAGQVVVPSPIAFNNCFFEKSLDFEKIVFNDLSITGCVVGNQHFSGTQFQSLTLQGNTVENSIELSGTQAAALAIRENTVGYEIFLDHDSIVGDTFIESNQLHAGEIIVSSGYFNGSVTVGNNQVTGILIEKSYFEFPEYGEFNNYKLTDNASSDLYLTANHFIGDGTNKVYFNKGNYLNLDIRDNEFGVNVYFIENKAEERFFLVGNEFKKHVSFEKFLFSETWNELYWKQLEGYKLRYAEYGGETRAELDDEVKYSNLINIYKGLHTIFLSRGDIESANACYSEMKQLQGRRLKLIFQEDRSFSNFLRWQLNVLLKVYTNHGTDPALAVVMSFFVILIFAFLYLFFPSEWDSDSMNRLLISYERFLQRKKKANVAPLLVVFGSVLLSLINSITLSINSFVTLGFGSIPTKGFARYLCIVEGFIGWFLLSIFTVALINQVLA is encoded by the coding sequence ATGAGGTTATTTTTTGCTGTTGCTTTGATGCTATGCCATATAGGAGGCCGGGCACAGCACTATTCAGGCGCCATCGATATTGTGGATGCCTTGGACCGGGCTTTTGCCGGGAATGGCGGGGTGGAATTTGATGGGCTCCGCATACAATTTGACAAGCTTAACGGGAAAGGGATATCGGGTTTTCTCGCGGCACGCTACCCCAATCAGGTAAACCCGGCAGGGCAGGTGGTAGTGCCAAGCCCCATCGCCTTCAACAACTGCTTTTTTGAGAAAAGCCTTGACTTTGAAAAAATCGTGTTCAACGATTTGTCCATTACCGGGTGCGTGGTGGGCAACCAACACTTTAGCGGCACGCAATTCCAGTCACTGACACTGCAGGGCAATACCGTGGAAAACTCAATTGAACTATCGGGCACCCAGGCTGCTGCGTTGGCAATCAGGGAAAATACGGTAGGATATGAAATTTTCCTGGACCACGACAGTATTGTGGGCGACACCTTTATTGAGTCCAACCAACTACATGCCGGTGAAATCATCGTTTCGTCAGGATATTTCAATGGATCGGTCACCGTGGGCAACAACCAGGTTACGGGGATATTGATCGAGAAATCTTATTTTGAATTTCCCGAGTATGGCGAATTCAACAATTACAAACTTACCGATAATGCTTCCTCCGACCTTTACCTTACCGCCAACCATTTTATAGGGGACGGAACGAACAAAGTGTATTTTAACAAAGGCAATTACCTCAACCTTGATATTCGCGACAATGAATTTGGGGTAAATGTATATTTTATCGAAAACAAGGCGGAAGAGCGTTTCTTCTTGGTGGGCAATGAATTTAAAAAACATGTCTCGTTCGAGAAATTCCTGTTTTCGGAAACCTGGAACGAATTGTATTGGAAACAACTGGAAGGGTACAAGCTGCGCTATGCAGAGTACGGTGGGGAGACCAGGGCAGAACTGGACGATGAGGTCAAGTACAGCAACCTGATAAATATTTATAAAGGGCTCCACACCATCTTCCTTTCACGGGGGGATATAGAGTCGGCCAATGCCTGTTACAGTGAAATGAAGCAGTTGCAGGGCCGCAGGCTAAAACTGATATTTCAGGAGGACAGGAGCTTTAGCAATTTTTTAAGGTGGCAGTTGAACGTGCTGCTAAAAGTATACACCAACCATGGCACCGATCCGGCTTTGGCGGTGGTCATGTCTTTTTTTGTAATACTGATTTTTGCCTTTTTATACCTTTTCTTTCCTTCGGAATGGGATTCCGATAGCATGAACAGGCTACTGATCAGTTACGAGCGGTTTCTCCAGAGAAAGAAGAAGGCCAATGTGGCCCCTTTACTGGTGGTTTTTGGGTCGGTCTTGCTCTCGCTCATCAACTCCATCACGTTAAGCATCAACAGTTTTGTCACCCTGGGGTTCGGTAGCATTCCCACAAAAGGTTTTGCCCGGTACCTATGTATTGTCGAAGGGTTTATTGGCTGGTTTTTGCTTAGCATCTTCACCGTGGCACTGATCAACCAGGTGCTGGCGTAG